The Pseudomonas sp. FP2309 genomic sequence AGGCACTGGCGATCACTGCTGCGAGTACATGACCGGGGGCTTTGTCGCGGTACTGGGCAAGACCGGTTACAACTTCGGCTCGGGCATGACCGGCGGCTTCGCCTACGTGCTCGACCAGGACAACACCTTCGTCGACAAGGTCAACCACGAGTTGGTCGAGATCCAGCGGATCAGCGGCGAAGCCATGGAGTCCTACCGGAACCACTTGCAGCACGTGCTGGACGAGTACGTCGAGGAGACCGGCAGCGAATGGGGGCGCAACCTCGCCGAAAACCTCGATGATTACCTGCGTCGTTTCTGGCTGGTCAAGCCCAAGGCTGCCAACCTGAAATCGTTGCTTTCCAGCATCCGTGCCAACCCGCAGTGATATGCGCCTGAAGAGTTTGATGAGGTTTTAACATGGCTGAACGTCTGAATAACGACTTCCAGTTCATCGATGTCGGGCGCAAAGATCCGAAGAAGAAACTGTTGCGTCAACGCAAGAAAGAGTTCGTGGAGATCTACGAGCCCTTCAAACCCCAGCACTCGGCCGACCAGGCCCACCGCTGCCTGGGCTGCGGTAACCCGTATTGCGAATGGAAGTGCCCGGTGCACAACTTCATTCCCAACTGGCTCAAATTGGTGGCCGAGGGCAACATCCTCGCCGCCGCCGAGTTGTCGCACCAGACCAACACCCTGCCGGAAGTGTGCGGCCGGGTGTGCCCGCAGGACCGTCTGTGCGAGGGTGCCTGCACCCTGAACGACGGTTTCGGCGCGGTGACCATCGGTTCGGTGGAGAAGTACATCACCGACACCGCGTTCGCCATGGGCTGGCGTCCGGACATGTCCAAGGTCAAGCCGACCGGCAAGCGCGTCGCGATCATCGGCGCGGGCCCTGCCGGCCTGGGCTGTGCCGACGTGCTGGTACGCGGCGGCGTGACCCCGGTGGTGTTCGACAAGAACCCGGAAATCGGCGGCCTGCTGACCTTCGGTATCCCCGAGTTCAAGCTGGAAAAAACCGTACTGAGCAACCGTCGCGAAGTGTTCACCGGCATGGGCATCGAGTTCCGCCTGAACACCGAGATCGGCAAAGACCTGACCATGGAGCAACTGCTCGAAGAATACGATGCCGTGTTCATGGGCATGGGCACCTACACCTACATGAAGGGCGGTTTTGCCGGTGAGGACCTGCCGGGTGTGTATGACGCGCTCGACTTCCTGATCGCCAACGTCAACCGCAACCTGGGCTTTGAAAAGTCGCCGGAAGATTTCGTCGACATGAAAGGCAAGAAAGTCGTGGTACTCGGCGGTGGCGACACCGCGATGGACTGCAACCGTACTTCGATCCGTCAGGGCGCCAAGTCGGTGACCTGTGCGTACCGTCGTGACGAAGCGAACATGCCCGGTTCGCGCAAAGAGGTGAAGAACGCCAAGGAAGAAGGCGTGAAATTCCTCTACAACCGCCAGCCGATTGCGATCGTGGGTGAAGACCGCGTCGAAGGCGTGAAGGTGGTCGAGACCCGTCTCGGCGAACCGGACGCCCGTGGCCGTCGCAGCCCTGAGCCGATCCCGGGTTCCGAAGAGATCATCCCGGCGGACGCCGTGGTCATCGCCTTCGGCTTCCGCCCAAGCCCGGCGCCGTGGTTCGAGCAGTTCCAGATCCAGACCGACAGCCAGGGCCGCGTCGTCGCCCCGGAGCAAGGCCAGTACAAGCACCAGACCAGCAACCCGAAAATCTTCGCCGGTGGCGATATGGTGCGCGGGTCCGACCTGGTGGTGACGGCAATCTTCGAAGGGCGCAATGCCGCTGAAGGGATCCTGGATTACCTGGGCGTCTGACGACGCCAGTTGCGAGCGATAAGCTGCAAGCGGCAAGTTGAAGCAATCGAGCTTTAAACTTGCCGCTGGTAGCTTGTCGCGAGTCACTGTCTTTCTCCGTCTCGCTCTGAGAAAATGCCCGCACTTTTTTTGCGGATGCCGACATGACTGCCCTCAAGAACGACCGTTTCCTTCGTGCCCTGCTCAAGCAGCCTGTAGACGTCACCCCGGTGTGGATGATGCGTCAAGCCGGCCGCTACCTGCCGGAATACCGCGCCAGCCGCGCCCACGCCGGCGACTTCATGAGCCTGTGCATGAACCCGGAGTTCGCCTGCGAAGTCACCCTGCAGCCGTTGGACCGTTATCCACAACTGGATGCGGCCATCCTCTTCTCCGATATCCTCACCATTCCTGACGCCATGGGGCAGGGCCTGTACTTTGAAACTGGCGAAGGCCCGCGTTTCAAGAAGGTCATCAGCACACTGGCCGACATCGAAGCCCTGCCGATCCCCGACCCGCACAAAGACCTGGGTTACGTGATGGACGCCGTAAGCACCATCCGCCGCGAGCTGAACGGCCGCGTGCCGCTGATCGGTTTCTCCGGCAGCCCATGGACCCTGGCCACCTACATGGTCGAAGGCGGTTCGTCGAAAGACTTCCGCAAAACCAAGGCCATGCTCTACGACAACCCGCAAGCCATGCACCTGCTGCTGGACAAACTCGCGCAGTCGGTGACGTCCTACCTCAACGGCCAGATCATGGCTGGCGCGCAAGCGGTGCAGATCTTCGACACCTGGGGCGGCAACCTGTCGGCGGCGGCTTACCAGGAGTTTTCCCTGGCCTATATGCGCAAGATCGTCAGCGGCCTGATCCGCGAGCACGAAGGCCGCAAAGTGCCGGTCATCCTGTTCACCAAGGGCGGCGGCCTGTGGCTGGAAAGCATTGCCGACGCCGGCGCGGATGCACTGGGCCTGGACTGGACGTGTGACCTGGGCGAAGCCCGTCAGCGCGTGGGCAACCGCGTTGCGCTGCAAGGCAACATGGACCCGACCGTGTTGTACGCCAAGCCGGAAGCGATCCGCGCCGAAGTCGGCCGTATCCTGGCCAGCTATGGCAAGGGCACCGGGCATGTGTTCAACCTGGGCCATGGCATCACGCCGGAAGTGAACCCGGAGCATGCCGGTGCGTTCCTGCGCGCGGTGCATGAACTGTCGGCGCAGTATCACGAGTGATTGCCGCTCGATAAAAAACGCCCGGCGCATGCCGGGCGTTTTTGTTTTTCAGGCTGTTTGCAGCGGCGTCAACTTCGCCAGCCTCACCGCCACCAGCAACGCGCCGACCAACAGCGCAACGATAAACGCCCCAATGCCGTTCCACCCGGCCAAGTGCCAGAAGAACCCGCCCGCCGTCCCGGCAATGCTGGAGCCGGCGTAATAGCAGAACAGGTACAGCGACGAGGCCTGCCCCTTGGCCTTGACTGCGCGGCGGCCGATCCAACTGCTGGCCACCGAGTGGGCGCCGAAGAAGCCGAACGTGAATACCAGCATGCCTGGAATCACCAGCCACAGCGGCGTGAACAGGGTCAATGCCATGCCGCTTAACATCAGCACGATGGTGCCCCACAGCACGCGGCGGCGGCCGAGACGGTCGGCCAGCGAGCCGATTTTTGCCGAGCTGTAGATGCCCGAGAGGTACACCACAGACAGCAGACCGACCACGGCCTGGCTCAGATCGTACGGATCGGCCAGCAAGCGATAGCCGATGTAGTTGAACATCGTCACGAACGCGCCCATCAGCAGGAAGGCCTCAAGGAACAGCCACGGCAGGCCCGCGTCCTTGAAGTGCATGACAAACCCGTCCAGCAGGGTGCGCGGCTTGAGGCTGCTGGCGCGGAAGTTGCGCGATTCGGGAAGGATCTTGCAGAACACCGTGGCGGCGATCAGCGCCAGGCCACCGATGATCAGCACTGCGGTGTGCCAACTGACGAAGTCGATCAACACGCCGGTGATCAGGCGCCCGCTCATACCGCCAATCGCGTTGCCGCCGATGTACAGGCCCATGGCCAGGCCGATGTGCTGCGGGTGGATCTCTTCGCTGAGGTAGGTCATCGCCACGGCGGCCAGGCCGCTGAGGGACAGCCCCACCAGCGCGCGCATCAGCAAAATCCCTTGCCAGGACGGCATCAGGCCGCTGGCAATGGTGGCCAGCGCCGCGCAGAACAGCGCCGCTACCATCACCGGCTTGCGCCCCAGTGTGTCGGAGATCGGTCCGGTGATCAGCAAACCCAGCGCCAGCATCGCCGTGGACACCGATAAAACCAGGCTGCTTTGCGCCGCATTGATAGAGAACTCGTGGGACAGCGCCGGCATCATCGGCTGCACGCAGTACA encodes the following:
- a CDS encoding FAD-dependent oxidoreductase — translated: MAERLNNDFQFIDVGRKDPKKKLLRQRKKEFVEIYEPFKPQHSADQAHRCLGCGNPYCEWKCPVHNFIPNWLKLVAEGNILAAAELSHQTNTLPEVCGRVCPQDRLCEGACTLNDGFGAVTIGSVEKYITDTAFAMGWRPDMSKVKPTGKRVAIIGAGPAGLGCADVLVRGGVTPVVFDKNPEIGGLLTFGIPEFKLEKTVLSNRREVFTGMGIEFRLNTEIGKDLTMEQLLEEYDAVFMGMGTYTYMKGGFAGEDLPGVYDALDFLIANVNRNLGFEKSPEDFVDMKGKKVVVLGGGDTAMDCNRTSIRQGAKSVTCAYRRDEANMPGSRKEVKNAKEEGVKFLYNRQPIAIVGEDRVEGVKVVETRLGEPDARGRRSPEPIPGSEEIIPADAVVIAFGFRPSPAPWFEQFQIQTDSQGRVVAPEQGQYKHQTSNPKIFAGGDMVRGSDLVVTAIFEGRNAAEGILDYLGV
- the hemE gene encoding uroporphyrinogen decarboxylase, whose protein sequence is MTALKNDRFLRALLKQPVDVTPVWMMRQAGRYLPEYRASRAHAGDFMSLCMNPEFACEVTLQPLDRYPQLDAAILFSDILTIPDAMGQGLYFETGEGPRFKKVISTLADIEALPIPDPHKDLGYVMDAVSTIRRELNGRVPLIGFSGSPWTLATYMVEGGSSKDFRKTKAMLYDNPQAMHLLLDKLAQSVTSYLNGQIMAGAQAVQIFDTWGGNLSAAAYQEFSLAYMRKIVSGLIREHEGRKVPVILFTKGGGLWLESIADAGADALGLDWTCDLGEARQRVGNRVALQGNMDPTVLYAKPEAIRAEVGRILASYGKGTGHVFNLGHGITPEVNPEHAGAFLRAVHELSAQYHE
- a CDS encoding MFS transporter encodes the protein MDEVVAQLNDVYIEKGTPMFMRTVLALFSGGFATFALLYCVQPMMPALSHEFSINAAQSSLVLSVSTAMLALGLLITGPISDTLGRKPVMVAALFCAALATIASGLMPSWQGILLMRALVGLSLSGLAAVAMTYLSEEIHPQHIGLAMGLYIGGNAIGGMSGRLITGVLIDFVSWHTAVLIIGGLALIAATVFCKILPESRNFRASSLKPRTLLDGFVMHFKDAGLPWLFLEAFLLMGAFVTMFNYIGYRLLADPYDLSQAVVGLLSVVYLSGIYSSAKIGSLADRLGRRRVLWGTIVLMLSGMALTLFTPLWLVIPGMLVFTFGFFGAHSVASSWIGRRAVKAKGQASSLYLFCYYAGSSIAGTAGGFFWHLAGWNGIGAFIVALLVGALLVAVRLAKLTPLQTA